In a genomic window of Osmerus eperlanus unplaced genomic scaffold, fOsmEpe2.1 SCAFFOLD_539, whole genome shotgun sequence:
- the LOC134015475 gene encoding potassium/sodium hyperpolarization-activated cyclic nucleotide-gated channel 2: LYSLSVDNFNEVLEEYPMMRRAFETVAIDRLDRIGKKNSILMHKVQHDLNSGVFNNRENEMIQEIVKYDREMVKLVDLQRPRAMSMTPSIPGGMFAPGQSQGASAIASLQQAVAMSFCPQMASPLAGPGTLQSPRMVRRFQVVQSLSSPVAISPLQSQPPQMPGGAFGSAISSPPIQSPLAAPGRTFQYMAGVGPSGSQLSLVQHHGPSPTHVQHQRPSSRKSSHSLHSGTLSQDGRARSVSQTSLPQEGPSHAASSVAPSPPPSTRTSSGSLGPPQTAHPNLPGPSGVGVGAGARSAGAPQRVAFVSTPPPGGPPGMGAAVAAAGSGPPDSGAPKKDSIVSLSELDSARSRLSSNL; this comes from the exons GCCTGTACTCCCTGTCTGTGGACAACTTCAACGAGGTTCTGGAGGAGTACCCCATGATGAGGCGGGCCTTCGAGACGGTCGCCATCGACCGACTGGACCGCATAG GTAAGAAGAACTCCATCCTGATGCATAAGGTTCAGCACGACCTCAACTCCGGCGTGTTCAACAACCGGGAGAACGAGATGATCCAGGAGATCGTCAAGTACGACCGCGAGATGGTGAAACTGGTGGACCTTCAGCGCCCCAGGGCCATGTCCATGACCCCCTCTATCCCCGGGGGCATGTTCGCCCCGGGCCAGTCCCAGGGTGCCTCCGCCATCGCCTCCCTCCAGCAGGCCGTGGCCATGAGTTTCTGCCCCCAGATGGCCAGCCCCTTGGCCGGGCCGGGCACCCTGCAGTCCCCTCGGATGGTGCGGAGGTTCCAGGTGGTCCAGAGCCTATCCAGCCCCGTCGCCAtatcccccctccagtcccagcctcccCAGATGCCAGGAGGGGCGTTTGGGTCGGCGATCTCCAGCCCGCCCATCCAGAGCCCCTTGGCTGCACCGGGACGGACCTTCCAGTACATGGCTGGCGTGGGGCCCTCGGGGTCCCAGCTGTCCCTGGTGCAGCACCACGGCCCCAGCCCCACGCACGTCCAGCACCAGCGGCCGTCTTCCCGCAAGAGCAGCCACTCCCTCCACTCAGGCACCCTGAGCCAGGACGGCCGTGCCCGCTCAGTCTCCCAGACCTCCCTGCCCCAGGAGGGCCCCTCACACGCTGCCTCCTCCgtcgcccccagccctccaccctccacccgcACCTCCTCCGGATCCCTCGGACCCCCCCAGACCGCCCACCCCAATCTGCCGGGGCCCTCCGGGGTCGGGGTCGGGGCGGGGGCGAGGTCTGCAGGAGCTCCACAGAGGGTGGCTTtcgtctccactcctcccccggGTGGCCCCCCCGGGATGGGGGCGGCAGTGGCGGCAGCCGGCTCGGGGCCCCCTGACTCCGGGGCCCCTAAGAAAGATTCCATCGTCAGCCTGTCAGAGTTAGACTCTGCCAGATCTCGTCTGTCTTCCAATCTGTGA